CGCACTCACGGCACATCCATGTTTCAGATTCACTCTTTTTCATGGATGTTTCATCGTCAAGTTGCATTCTGAAAACAACCATCTCCGAGCGTGAAAACCCTTTTGAAAGATAGAGTTGCTGTGCGACATCGTTGTCCCGATCCGTGAGGAGCGTTATACGCCCAAAGCCCTCCCTGCGGGCAAAATCCACAGCATGGTCGATCAGTTGCTTCCCGACTCCCTTGCCCCGATACGCAGGCGCCACAACCATATCCTCAAGCAGGGCAACTTTTTGGCCAAGAAAGGTGCTGACCGTAAAAAGGAGCATCACCATCCCCTGAATCTCGCCATCAATTTCAGAAACAAATATCCGTCCAAGCTCCGGATTGCGGGTAATCATGGCGAGCGCTCGCGACTGCGCCTCGGCGTCAGCCGTAAACTCATGTTCCTGGCTGAAAAGAATTCCAAGAAGCTCTGCGCATCTGGCTATATCGCTCTCTGTTGCCGTTCTTATTGAAGGTATCATGGTCAGTTCCTGCGGGTTGATACTACGTCTTAACCCAACTTCAGAATGGCGAAGATGGCTCCTGTCAGGAAGAAAAGGAAATCAGGGGGTGAAGGCAGTAATATGGCTTTAAAACTGTAAAAACAGCAATTTAACATTTCGTTCTGATTTCGCTCTGTCCGGGCGGCCTTTTTTGCCGTTTCCGCTTGCACCTACCACTGTATTCCCCTATACTTGTGGTTTCTTTTTTTACCCCTAACCGTACCTATCCATGGACGCATTCTGGCTTTCTCTTGTCATGATTTTTCTGGCTGAACTTGGCGATAAAACCCAGCTTGTTGCCCTGACGCTGGCAACCTGTTACAATACCAGTGTTGTATTATGGGGTATTTTCTGGGCAACTCTTGCCATTCACGTTTTTTCAGCCGGGATCGGCTGGTTCATCGGCGACAAGTTGCCAACGGAATGGATCAAGTTTGTTGCAGGTATTGCCTTCATTGCTTTCGGGTTCTGGACGCTTCGGGGTGATAGCCTTGATGAGGACGAGAAAAGCTGCAAAACCGGTATTAACCCCTTTTGGCTTGTATTCTCAACCTTCTTCATGGCGGAACTTGGCGACAAGACCATGCTCTCAACCATTACCCTTGCTTCAACCAATCCATTTTTTCCTGTCTGGATTGGTTCAACCATCGGCATGGTGCTTTCCGACGGGCTGGCAATTATTGCAGGAAAAATGCTCGGCGCCCGGCTGCCTGAGAACATCATCAAAATCGGTGCGGCGGTCATCTTTTTCCTCTTTGGGATTTTTAGTATGTACGAAGGCGGTTCGGGATTTGCTCTTGCCATATGGGGAGTTGCAGGAGCGTTTATTGCACTCACGGGCTATATCTTTCTTCGAAAACCTGCAAATACGGCATCATAAGGAGCAACACAATACCGGGCAGCTCAACAAACCAGCCCGGTATTGTCAATCTTGACTCTTGTGCTGCGGCCACTCTCCGTGTCGGGGAGGTGATGATTCTAACTCCTTGCTGACTTCGCTGAAGAGCTGTTGAAGAGAAACACCGCAACGCCGGCAACCATCATGACGAAACAAAGTACCTGCCCCATCGAAAAATTCAGAAATACAAAGCCGAGTTGAGAGTCCGGTTCACGAACGTATTCAATAAAAAAGCGGACAAATCCATAACCGAAAAGATAGGTGGCTGAAAGAAATCCGGGAAAAGGAGATTTTTTGCGCAGCAGCCAGAGGAGAATAAAAAGAACGATTCCTTCAAAAAAAGCTTCATAGAGCTGCGAAGGGTGGCGAAGTTCATAGGTAGGAGCAAGAGGGAAGTACATGCCGAGTGCGGAATCTGTCACCCTTCCGTAGAGTTCTCCGTTGATGAAATTGCCGAGACGGCCGAAGGTATACCCAAGAGGTATGGCTGGAATAAAGAGGTCAAAAGTTTCAAAAAAAGCTTTTTTCCGGGAAAGGGTAAAGGCCAGCAGGGCAAGAATAACTCCTATAACGCCGCCATGATAGGACATGCCGGTGATGCCAGCAAATCGACAACCTCCTCCAGGAACAGAGATCCAGGGAATAAGAGTACCAAGAGGATCGGCAAGAAAAGAACTCATGCCGTAAAAGAGAATATAGCCCAAGCGACCACCGAGTACAACGCCGATCATGGCCCAGGTCAGGGCGTCACCGACATAGGAACGCTCAAAAGGAAGCTTCTCATTCTGGATGCGATAGCGGCTCAACAGATAGACAACACCAAACGCGATGATGTACATCATACCATACCAGCGGATAGCGAACGCTCCGACAGAAAAGAGTACAGGATTCATCTGTGACGGTAACTGCTGCCACCAAAGCAAAAAATCATTCATAACGGTACTTTTTTTTTGAAACTGTTGTATCAATAATAAATTTAGTTAACTTAAAATCTTGCACTATTCTGTGCAGTGTTTCTACCCATTAACATAAAAACCGATAGTATGGCTAAGATACTTGAAGGGCCAGCCATGAAACTATTCAACAAATGGGGCATTCCTGTGCCAAATTATGTTGTGATCATGGATCCCGACCGCCTTGCCCAACTTGGGGAAGCTAATAAATGGTTGAGAGAATCAAAACTCGTTGTTAAAGCTCACGAAGCTATCGGCGGGCGGTTTAAGCTCGGGCTGGTCAAGCTTGGACTGAATCTTGACGAGGCTTATGCTGCAGCAAAAGAGATGATTGGACGTCAGATAGGCACATCAGTCGTTCGTCAGGTTATTGTTGCAGAGATGCTTGATCACGATGAGGAGTATTATTTATCTATTGCCGGTAACCGCGACGGGAGTGAACTTCTTCTTTCCAACAAGGGTGGAGTTGATATCGAAGACAACTGGGATACGGTAAAGAGGCTTGTCATTTCTCTTGATGAAACCCCGACGATTGAACACATTACCGAAGCAGCTCTTGAAGCTGGCTTCACCGGTGAAGTCGCCGAACGTGTTGCTAAAATTGCATCACGCCTTATTCTCTGTTTCGACAATGAAGATGCTCAATCAATTGAGATCAATCCACTTGTCATACGCAAGAGCGACATGCGATTTGCAGCTCTTGATGCCGTTATGAATGTTGATTGGGATGCACGTTTCCGTCATGCTGACTGGGATTTCAAACCAGTTTCCGAAATCGGAAGATCCTATACAGAGGCCGAACAGCAGATCATGGATATCGATGCCCGCATTAAGGGATCAGTCAAGTTGGTTGAAGTACCGGGTGGAAACATTGCTCTCCTTACAGCAGGCGGCGGCGCTTCGGTTTTTTATTCCGATGCCGTGGTAGCAAGAGGCGGCTCAATTGCCAATTATGCAGAGTATTCCGGTGATCCTCCGGATTGGGCAGTAGAGGCTTTGACAGAAACGATCTGCAGGCTTCCTAATATCAAGCATATCATCGTCGGTGGTGCAATAGCCAACTTCACGGATGTCAAGGCAACGTTCAACGGGATTATCAATGGATTCCGTGAGAGCAAATCAAAAGGATACCTTGAAAACGTGCAGATTTGGGTAAGACGCGGTGGACCGAATGAGAATCAGGGACTTGCCGCAATGAAAAAGCTGCAGGAAGAGGGATTTGACATTCACGTTTATGATCGCAGCATGCCTATGACCGATATTGTCGATCTTGCCCTTAACTCATAAGGTCAGGCGATATCGCAGGAACCCCAAAGAGAAACTTCTAACATATAAACCGTAAGAATCGTGAGTATTTTAGCAAATAAGGATACACGAGCGGTCATCATTGGCGGTATTGCTGGATTGAATGCTGCAAGGCGGATGGCTCAGTTCGACTTTCTGATCAATCGACCGCTGACGGTGCAGGCGTTTGTTTACCCGCCAGAGGAAGGGCAACAGAAAGAGATTTACCGTGGCGGCGAACTGAACAACGTTACTGTTTATTCGTCACTCGAAAAAGCCCTCGAGGAAAACCCTCAGATCAATACAGCGCTTATCTATATCGGTGCATCCCGGGCATACCAGTCAGCAAAAGAGGCCCTTGATGCAAAAGGGATCAAGCTTGTGACCATGATCACCGAAGGTGTGCCGGAAAAGGATGCCAAACGACTGCGCA
The DNA window shown above is from Pelodictyon phaeoclathratiforme BU-1 and carries:
- a CDS encoding TMEM165/GDT1 family protein; its protein translation is MDAFWLSLVMIFLAELGDKTQLVALTLATCYNTSVVLWGIFWATLAIHVFSAGIGWFIGDKLPTEWIKFVAGIAFIAFGFWTLRGDSLDEDEKSCKTGINPFWLVFSTFFMAELGDKTMLSTITLASTNPFFPVWIGSTIGMVLSDGLAIIAGKMLGARLPENIIKIGAAVIFFLFGIFSMYEGGSGFALAIWGVAGAFIALTGYIFLRKPANTAS
- a CDS encoding ATP citrate lyase citrate-binding domain-containing protein; the protein is MAKILEGPAMKLFNKWGIPVPNYVVIMDPDRLAQLGEANKWLRESKLVVKAHEAIGGRFKLGLVKLGLNLDEAYAAAKEMIGRQIGTSVVRQVIVAEMLDHDEEYYLSIAGNRDGSELLLSNKGGVDIEDNWDTVKRLVISLDETPTIEHITEAALEAGFTGEVAERVAKIASRLILCFDNEDAQSIEINPLVIRKSDMRFAALDAVMNVDWDARFRHADWDFKPVSEIGRSYTEAEQQIMDIDARIKGSVKLVEVPGGNIALLTAGGGASVFYSDAVVARGGSIANYAEYSGDPPDWAVEALTETICRLPNIKHIIVGGAIANFTDVKATFNGIINGFRESKSKGYLENVQIWVRRGGPNENQGLAAMKKLQEEGFDIHVYDRSMPMTDIVDLALNS
- a CDS encoding GNAT family N-acetyltransferase; this translates as MIPSIRTATESDIARCAELLGILFSQEHEFTADAEAQSRALAMITRNPELGRIFVSEIDGEIQGMVMLLFTVSTFLGQKVALLEDMVVAPAYRGKGVGKQLIDHAVDFARREGFGRITLLTDRDNDVAQQLYLSKGFSRSEMVVFRMQLDDETSMKKSESETWMCRECGYLYDPAEGDPESLIKEGTPFAEVSCQWSCPVCFASKADFNPFS
- the lgt gene encoding prolipoprotein diacylglyceryl transferase gives rise to the protein MNDFLLWWQQLPSQMNPVLFSVGAFAIRWYGMMYIIAFGVVYLLSRYRIQNEKLPFERSYVGDALTWAMIGVVLGGRLGYILFYGMSSFLADPLGTLIPWISVPGGGCRFAGITGMSYHGGVIGVILALLAFTLSRKKAFFETFDLFIPAIPLGYTFGRLGNFINGELYGRVTDSALGMYFPLAPTYELRHPSQLYEAFFEGIVLFILLWLLRKKSPFPGFLSATYLFGYGFVRFFIEYVREPDSQLGFVFLNFSMGQVLCFVMMVAGVAVFLFNSSSAKSARS